A genomic region of Dactylococcopsis salina PCC 8305 contains the following coding sequences:
- the accB gene encoding acetyl-CoA carboxylase biotin carboxyl carrier protein produces the protein MSIDFKAIRELLNDISEADITEFSLKSDQFELTVRKGLTTTATETSVSPPSPQTSPPPSEASSPPEDKKPEIDKSEWEEITSPIVGTFYEAPAPEEPVFVKVGDQIQTNQTVCIVEAMKIMNEIEAEVSGKVMEITVKNGEPVEYGQTLMRVKPD, from the coding sequence GTGTCAATAGACTTTAAAGCAATTCGTGAACTTCTCAATGACATTTCTGAGGCAGATATTACCGAATTTAGCCTCAAAAGTGATCAGTTTGAACTTACCGTTCGCAAAGGACTAACTACCACTGCTACGGAAACATCGGTTTCCCCACCTTCTCCTCAAACCTCCCCGCCGCCATCGGAAGCAAGTTCTCCACCAGAAGACAAAAAACCTGAAATTGACAAAAGCGAATGGGAGGAGATTACTTCTCCCATTGTGGGAACATTTTATGAAGCACCAGCGCCAGAAGAACCCGTGTTTGTGAAAGTGGGGGATCAGATTCAAACCAACCAAACTGTCTGCATTGTCGAAGCTATGAAAATTATGAACGAAATTGAGGCAGAAGTTTCGGGAAAAGTGATGGAAATCACGGTTAAAAACGGTGAACCCGTAGAATATGGTCAAACCTTGATGCGAGTAAAGCCAGACTAA
- the petP gene encoding cytochrome b6f subunit PetP, with translation MEIGQKVKVFRLRDRVASDIVDKLGKVGTIQDFKMTDGSGVGAVVVFDDNSTSWFFEDELKSVEQPVTN, from the coding sequence ATGGAAATCGGACAAAAAGTAAAAGTATTTCGACTGCGCGATCGAGTCGCTTCTGATATCGTGGATAAACTCGGTAAAGTGGGAACGATTCAGGATTTTAAAATGACAGATGGCAGTGGTGTCGGTGCTGTGGTTGTTTTTGATGATAATTCTACCAGTTGGTTTTTTGAAGACGAATTAAAATCGGTAGAGCAACCAGTTACTAACTAA
- a CDS encoding LmeA family phospholipid-binding protein, which yields MEFFSILLASLFSALSPVGWIVDQRIETAFRSRLTDVETLQVRVDNTPNYQLLQGKIQRLRLAARGVNLTPELRLKSFALETDPIALDINRFREGNFSSLSEARSGLNQPLNVALKLNLTEADINDFLASPRAKARLESIIQRITQQLPGGRNQRYELLSTKLQFLENDRFILDLDIRVSRRQREEWEDFNLRVESGIEVSQGKQLRLINPVFLVDDSPLPSRLVEAVSARLSNRLDLSNLEKQKIIARLLQLKIEEDEVKLAAFVQIAKLP from the coding sequence ATGGAATTTTTCTCGATTTTACTGGCGAGTCTTTTCAGCGCTCTTTCCCCTGTGGGTTGGATTGTGGATCAAAGGATAGAAACCGCTTTTCGATCGCGTCTTACCGACGTAGAAACCTTACAGGTGCGTGTAGATAATACCCCCAATTATCAACTCCTACAAGGCAAAATTCAACGGTTGCGCCTAGCAGCCAGAGGAGTGAATCTCACCCCAGAATTACGCTTAAAATCCTTTGCTCTGGAAACCGATCCGATCGCCCTTGATATTAACCGTTTTCGAGAGGGAAATTTTAGCAGCCTATCAGAAGCTCGTTCAGGTTTAAATCAACCCTTAAACGTCGCCTTAAAACTGAATCTTACCGAAGCAGACATCAACGATTTTTTAGCCTCTCCCAGAGCCAAAGCACGTTTAGAAAGCATTATCCAACGCATTACCCAACAACTACCAGGGGGTCGGAATCAACGTTACGAATTATTAAGCACTAAACTACAATTCTTAGAGAACGATCGATTCATCCTCGATTTAGACATTCGGGTTTCCCGTCGTCAAAGAGAAGAATGGGAAGACTTTAATCTGCGAGTAGAATCAGGAATAGAAGTATCACAGGGGAAACAACTGAGGTTAATTAATCCCGTTTTCCTTGTGGATGACTCACCGCTGCCATCGCGTTTAGTAGAAGCAGTGAGCGCCAGACTCAGCAATCGACTTGATTTATCAAATCTTGAGAAACAAAAAATCATCGCCAGACTCTTACAATTGAAAATAGAAGAAGATGAGGTAAAATTAGCAGCGTTTGTGCAGATCGCAAAACTTCCTTAG
- the arsM gene encoding arsenosugar biosynthesis arsenite methyltransferase ArsM: MTYLETTAQFYQEVAETPEVGLCCVQNGSFQLPGLNIPDRMREMNYGCGTTVQPTELMNQPTVLYVGVGGGLEALQFAYFSPRKDAIIAVEPVAAMRDAAQANLVLAAQQNDWFDPSFVKIVGGDAFNLPVADESVDVVAQNCLFNIFEPEDLQNALQEVYRVLKPGGRLLMSDPIATRPIPQKLRQDQRLRAMCLSGALTYEEYVNFLVETGFGNIEIRSRRPYRLLDQDTYAVDEDLQLDSLDSVAFKVPTPEDGACVFTGKTAIYRGKEAVWNDGEGHTFQRGVPLGVCEKTAGKLGKQFPRDIVITDSTWHYQGDGCC, encoded by the coding sequence ATGACTTATCTCGAAACCACTGCCCAATTTTATCAAGAAGTCGCTGAAACTCCAGAAGTGGGGTTATGTTGTGTTCAAAATGGCTCGTTTCAACTCCCTGGGCTGAATATTCCCGATCGAATGCGAGAAATGAACTATGGTTGCGGAACAACGGTTCAGCCCACAGAATTAATGAATCAGCCAACAGTGCTTTATGTTGGTGTGGGAGGAGGCTTAGAAGCGTTACAGTTTGCTTATTTTTCCCCGCGAAAGGACGCGATTATTGCGGTTGAACCCGTAGCGGCTATGCGTGACGCAGCACAAGCCAATTTAGTTCTCGCAGCCCAACAAAATGATTGGTTTGACCCTAGTTTCGTGAAGATTGTTGGCGGTGATGCGTTTAACTTACCCGTTGCGGATGAATCAGTGGATGTGGTGGCGCAAAATTGCCTGTTTAATATCTTTGAACCCGAAGACTTACAAAACGCATTACAGGAAGTTTACCGCGTTCTCAAGCCTGGTGGGCGCTTACTGATGAGCGATCCGATCGCCACTCGTCCGATTCCGCAAAAGTTACGTCAGGATCAACGTTTGCGAGCGATGTGTCTTTCTGGAGCGCTAACCTATGAAGAGTATGTTAATTTCTTGGTTGAGACTGGATTCGGCAATATTGAAATTCGCAGCCGTCGTCCTTATCGCTTGCTCGATCAAGACACCTACGCCGTTGATGAAGATTTACAGTTAGATAGTTTAGATTCCGTCGCGTTTAAAGTTCCCACGCCAGAAGATGGGGCTTGTGTTTTTACTGGAAAAACCGCAATTTATCGGGGAAAAGAAGCGGTTTGGAATGATGGCGAAGGACATACTTTCCAGCGCGGTGTTCCTTTAGGAGTCTGTGAGAAAACCGCTGGTAAGTTAGGAAAGCAGTTCCCTCGTGATATTGTAATTACGGATTCTACGTGGCATTATCAGGGTGACGGTTGCTGTTAA
- a CDS encoding Npun_F5560 family protein — MSQSPYPSKIETLQAEVNQLKGELQLRDQLVEQLSQELFRLVKDNPNFTSVSESTEEHRSQLELLNNQIAEIEEQLQFYQQQISTRNTEIAQLQTKIRTLTERNQALEEMLQDLPEVYRQKFSQRMKPVKEKVEQLKEENQQLQAKVQSLTYRLAVRNRGKNDPDIEQWSQQAPSV; from the coding sequence GTGAGTCAGAGTCCCTATCCTTCCAAAATTGAAACCCTCCAAGCTGAAGTTAATCAACTCAAAGGAGAATTACAACTGCGAGATCAACTCGTTGAACAACTTTCCCAAGAGTTATTTCGGTTGGTTAAAGATAATCCCAATTTTACCAGCGTTAGTGAAAGTACAGAAGAGCATCGATCGCAACTAGAACTTCTAAACAATCAAATCGCAGAAATTGAAGAACAACTTCAATTTTATCAACAGCAAATCTCTACTCGTAACACAGAAATCGCTCAATTACAAACCAAGATTAGGACACTGACCGAAAGAAATCAAGCACTAGAAGAAATGTTGCAAGACTTACCCGAAGTTTACCGCCAAAAGTTTTCTCAGCGCATGAAACCAGTTAAAGAAAAAGTGGAACAATTGAAAGAGGAAAACCAGCAACTACAGGCAAAAGTGCAAAGCCTAACCTATCGTTTAGCGGTGAGAAATCGTGGAAAAAATGACCCCGACATTGAGCAATGGTCGCAACAAGCACCTTCCGTTTAG
- a CDS encoding Get3/ArsA fold putative tail anchor-mediating ATPase NosAFP, translated as MILTFLGKGGSGRSAIAIAAAYQLANDGKRVLLATQDPTTELLLETPLTSEPTSVSSQLWAVSLQATVLLEKSWEEVKKLEKQYLRSPLLENVYGQELAVLPGMEQALALNSLREYYESGDYDVIIFDGSGDLTTLRMFAIPEHLSWYVRRFRDLFLNSDLGKTVSSFIQPISSAILNVTWTAEDLTDNPNAKEGTQMLERGKIALSEGKVAGYLVTADDPYALKTAKFLWGSAQQSGLTIAGVLLNQETTVRDLLQSEFSPLPVTPLPSIQPGEWETLGNALPDLVGSVANAPSSVEIDRTARTVKIFLPGFSKKQIKLTQPQNQQEITIDAGDQRRNIQLPPPLKGQAVKGAKFLEDGHLLVSF; from the coding sequence ATGATTCTAACTTTTCTCGGAAAAGGAGGTAGCGGTCGTAGCGCGATCGCGATCGCTGCTGCCTACCAATTAGCCAACGACGGAAAACGAGTGCTTCTCGCCACTCAAGACCCCACCACAGAGTTACTCTTAGAAACCCCCCTCACCAGTGAACCAACTAGCGTTTCCAGCCAACTGTGGGCGGTGAGTTTACAAGCAACGGTGCTTTTAGAAAAGAGTTGGGAAGAGGTGAAAAAGCTAGAAAAACAATACCTTCGTTCCCCTCTCCTCGAAAATGTTTATGGACAGGAATTAGCGGTGTTACCAGGTATGGAACAAGCACTGGCGCTTAATTCCCTCCGTGAGTATTACGAAAGCGGTGATTATGATGTCATCATCTTTGATGGGTCTGGAGACTTAACCACCTTACGGATGTTTGCCATTCCTGAACACCTCAGTTGGTATGTCCGTCGCTTTCGGGATTTGTTCCTCAATTCTGATTTGGGAAAAACCGTCTCCTCTTTCATCCAACCGATTAGCAGTGCTATCTTAAATGTTACTTGGACGGCGGAAGATTTAACGGATAATCCTAACGCTAAAGAAGGGACACAAATGTTAGAAAGAGGCAAAATCGCCCTCAGTGAAGGAAAAGTTGCTGGCTATCTCGTTACCGCCGATGATCCTTATGCCTTGAAAACTGCCAAATTTCTCTGGGGAAGCGCTCAACAAAGTGGCTTGACCATTGCGGGGGTTCTCTTAAACCAAGAAACAACCGTGCGAGATTTACTACAATCAGAATTTTCTCCCCTTCCTGTGACTCCTCTTCCTTCTATTCAACCAGGAGAATGGGAAACATTAGGAAACGCACTCCCAGATTTAGTGGGGTCGGTGGCGAATGCTCCTTCAAGTGTTGAGATCGATCGCACCGCGCGGACGGTTAAAATCTTTCTCCCTGGATTTAGCAAAAAGCAAATTAAACTCACCCAACCGCAAAATCAACAGGAAATCACGATCGATGCGGGAGATCAACGTCGTAATATCCAACTCCCGCCGCCTTTGAAAGGACAAGCGGTCAAGGGAGCAAAATTTTTAGAAGATGGTCATCTCTTAGTTTCGTTTTAA
- the chlG gene encoding chlorophyll synthase ChlG, translating into MSDSTSSQEQSENRSGKTRQMLGMKGASTGETSVWKIRLQLMKPITWIPLIWGVVCGAASSGDFHWQVEDVVKVVTCMLLSGPLMAGYTQTLNDFYDREIDAINEPYRPIPSGAITVPQVITQILILLGGGLALAYGLDQWGGNAYPKITIITLLGTFLAYIYSAPPLKLKQNGWFGNYALGASYIALPWWAGHSLFGDLNWIIIVLTLIYSFAGLGIAVVNDFKSVEGDRTLGLKSLPVMFGVGGAAWISVLMIDIFQLGIAGYLISIQENLYATILVLLVIPQITFQDMYFLRSPLENDVKYQASAQPFLVLGMLVTGLALGHSGI; encoded by the coding sequence ATGTCAGACTCGACCTCTTCTCAAGAACAATCAGAAAATCGCTCTGGAAAAACCCGTCAAATGCTGGGTATGAAAGGAGCTTCCACTGGTGAAACTTCCGTTTGGAAAATTCGGTTACAACTGATGAAACCGATCACCTGGATTCCTCTCATCTGGGGAGTCGTCTGTGGTGCGGCTTCTTCGGGAGACTTTCATTGGCAAGTTGAAGATGTGGTGAAAGTTGTCACCTGTATGTTGCTTTCGGGCCCATTGATGGCGGGTTACACCCAAACCCTCAATGATTTCTACGATCGGGAAATTGATGCCATTAATGAACCTTATCGTCCGATTCCTTCTGGGGCGATCACAGTTCCCCAAGTCATCACTCAGATTTTAATTCTACTCGGTGGCGGACTCGCCCTCGCTTATGGGTTAGATCAATGGGGAGGTAATGCTTATCCCAAAATTACGATTATTACGCTTTTAGGGACATTTCTCGCTTATATCTACTCCGCGCCTCCTCTCAAACTCAAACAAAACGGCTGGTTTGGGAATTACGCCCTCGGTGCAAGTTATATCGCTTTGCCTTGGTGGGCTGGGCATTCTCTTTTTGGCGATTTGAATTGGATAATTATTGTTCTCACTCTCATCTACAGTTTTGCTGGTTTAGGGATTGCTGTGGTGAATGACTTTAAGAGTGTGGAAGGCGATCGAACGTTAGGCTTAAAATCGCTTCCTGTGATGTTTGGTGTCGGTGGTGCGGCTTGGATTAGTGTGTTGATGATTGATATTTTTCAATTAGGAATCGCGGGCTATTTAATCAGCATTCAGGAAAATCTTTATGCGACGATTTTAGTCCTCTTGGTAATTCCGCAAATTACTTTCCAAGATATGTATTTTCTGCGCTCTCCCTTAGAAAATGATGTGAAATATCAAGCCAGCGCTCAACCATTTCTTGTGTTAGGAATGTTAGTGACGGGTTTGGCTTTAGGTCATTCTGGGATTTAG
- a CDS encoding lipopolysaccharide assembly protein LapA domain-containing protein, with amino-acid sequence MQKITTVIGFSIIATELIVMSLISIQNITPISLKFLVFQSIEVPFGILFGISVGLGLILGAMLPFVKPVLR; translated from the coding sequence ATGCAAAAAATAACCACAGTAATTGGTTTTTCCATTATCGCAACGGAACTGATTGTGATGTCTCTCATTTCCATCCAAAATATTACCCCGATTTCTCTAAAATTTTTAGTGTTTCAATCGATCGAAGTTCCCTTCGGAATCCTCTTTGGGATCAGCGTCGGGTTGGGTCTAATTTTGGGGGCTATGCTACCGTTTGTCAAGCCAGTTTTAAGGTAA
- a CDS encoding GerMN domain-containing protein, protein MQEQKKSYQFSTGLIAGVSSVIIITGGFAAWWAWTAIKGEQAPSWVPEQLKPEPATKKDPNPPSQEIKAQVYWLKVTDNKIELAATPMVMEKAEESVAVEKALTELFSGTNQENYASSIPEKAQLRGVSFQEDGIHVDISEEFTFGGGSTAMMGRLGQVLYTATSLNPDAKVWLEVEGEPLEYLGGEGLYIPQPLTRDEFQANYQL, encoded by the coding sequence ATGCAAGAGCAGAAAAAAAGTTATCAGTTTTCAACCGGATTAATTGCTGGCGTTTCTAGCGTTATTATTATCACAGGTGGTTTTGCTGCGTGGTGGGCTTGGACTGCAATTAAAGGAGAGCAAGCGCCTTCTTGGGTTCCTGAACAGTTAAAACCCGAACCAGCTACAAAAAAAGACCCAAACCCTCCCTCACAAGAAATTAAAGCGCAAGTCTATTGGCTGAAAGTAACCGACAATAAAATCGAACTCGCCGCCACACCAATGGTAATGGAAAAAGCCGAGGAAAGTGTTGCGGTGGAAAAAGCGCTCACCGAACTGTTTTCAGGAACGAATCAAGAAAACTATGCCAGTAGTATTCCCGAAAAAGCTCAACTGCGTGGCGTGAGTTTTCAAGAAGATGGCATTCATGTTGATATCTCTGAAGAGTTTACCTTTGGGGGTGGAAGTACCGCCATGATGGGGCGTTTAGGACAAGTTTTATACACAGCTACCAGCCTCAACCCAGACGCGAAAGTTTGGTTAGAAGTAGAAGGTGAGCCGTTGGAATATTTAGGGGGAGAAGGACTTTATATTCCTCAACCCCTAACCAGAGATGAGTTCCAAGCCAATTATCAATTGTAA
- the radA gene encoding DNA repair protein RadA has protein sequence MSKPKIIHVCSACGAEHNQWFGKCSSCGQYGTLEEEVQTQAGVNPRSGWQSNKYATGTEKKKPPQARVSLLFSQIKDDEQPRYPSGYLELDRVLGGGIVPGSLVLIGGDPGIGKSTLLLQVANQTARTQRTLYVSAEESGQQVKLRASRLGVGLTNAPEDVAETNGQSPKSLSHENLYVLPETDLEEILRELESLKPMLGIIDSIQTLYFASLSSAPGSVAQVRECTSALMQLAKRENITLLIVGHVTKEGAIAGPRVLEHLVDTVLYFEGDRYASHRLLRSVKNRFGATHEIGVFEMIDHGLREVENPSELFLGNRDESVPGTAIVVACEGTRPIVVELQALVSPTSYTSPRRATTGVDYNRLQQILAVLEKRVGIPLSKLDAYVATAGGLGVEEPAADLGIAVAVVASFRDRVVDPRTALIGEVGLGGQVRLVSQLELRIKEAAKLGFQRAIVPTGQSLPDMGIEIITVSKVIDAIVAAIPPQPRYGEGDEEE, from the coding sequence ATGTCTAAACCGAAAATTATCCATGTTTGCAGTGCTTGTGGGGCTGAACATAACCAATGGTTTGGGAAATGTTCCAGTTGTGGACAATATGGCACGCTAGAGGAGGAGGTGCAAACCCAAGCGGGAGTCAACCCTCGTAGCGGATGGCAGTCTAACAAATATGCGACGGGTACGGAGAAAAAGAAACCCCCTCAAGCTCGTGTTTCTTTGCTTTTTTCTCAAATTAAGGATGATGAACAACCGCGCTATCCTTCTGGGTATTTAGAACTCGATCGGGTTTTAGGGGGAGGAATCGTTCCAGGGTCTTTGGTGTTAATTGGGGGTGATCCAGGGATTGGTAAATCAACGTTACTCTTACAGGTGGCAAATCAAACCGCAAGAACTCAAAGAACGCTATATGTGTCTGCGGAAGAGTCTGGACAACAGGTTAAGTTGCGTGCCTCTCGCTTGGGAGTAGGGTTAACCAATGCCCCAGAAGATGTTGCCGAAACCAATGGTCAAAGTCCGAAAAGTTTGAGCCATGAGAATCTTTATGTGTTACCCGAAACGGATTTAGAGGAGATTTTACGGGAGTTGGAATCCCTAAAACCGATGTTGGGGATTATTGATAGTATTCAAACCTTATATTTTGCCTCTTTGAGTTCCGCACCAGGATCAGTGGCGCAAGTGCGAGAGTGTACGTCGGCTTTGATGCAATTGGCAAAACGAGAGAATATTACTTTGCTGATTGTCGGTCATGTGACAAAAGAAGGGGCGATCGCGGGTCCGAGGGTATTAGAACATTTAGTGGATACGGTGCTGTATTTTGAGGGCGATCGCTATGCGTCTCACCGTTTGCTTCGATCGGTGAAAAATCGGTTTGGGGCGACCCATGAAATTGGCGTTTTTGAAATGATCGATCACGGATTGCGAGAGGTGGAGAATCCCTCAGAATTATTTTTGGGAAACCGAGATGAATCTGTACCAGGAACGGCGATCGTTGTCGCTTGTGAGGGAACACGCCCGATCGTTGTGGAGTTACAAGCGTTAGTCAGTCCTACCAGTTACACTTCTCCTCGACGGGCAACAACAGGAGTAGATTACAACCGTCTGCAACAGATTTTAGCCGTATTAGAGAAACGGGTGGGGATTCCTCTTTCAAAACTTGATGCTTATGTCGCAACGGCGGGGGGTTTGGGAGTAGAAGAACCCGCAGCGGATTTAGGGATTGCGGTGGCGGTGGTGGCGAGTTTCCGCGATCGTGTTGTTGATCCCAGAACCGCTTTAATTGGCGAAGTGGGATTAGGAGGACAAGTGCGATTAGTGTCGCAATTGGAATTACGGATTAAAGAAGCCGCGAAATTAGGCTTTCAACGGGCGATCGTCCCCACAGGGCAAAGTCTGCCAGATATGGGCATTGAAATCATTACCGTTAGCAAAGTAATCGACGCGATCGTCGCCGCGATTCCACCTCAACCTCGTTACGGAGAAGGAGACGAAGAAGAATAA
- the efp gene encoding elongation factor P — MISSNDFRTGMTIELEGNVWRVVEFLHVKPGKGSAFVRTKLKNVKTGNVAERTFRAGETVPQATLEKQTLQHTYKEGDDYIFMDMESFEEVRLPAEQIGAGAKYVNEGMEVSAVYWQGNILEVEIPNSVVLEVIETDPGVKGDTATGGSKPATVETGAQVMVPLFISVGERIKIDTRNDTYVGRES, encoded by the coding sequence ATGATTTCTAGTAATGACTTTAGAACCGGGATGACCATCGAATTGGAAGGGAATGTTTGGCGAGTGGTGGAATTTCTCCACGTTAAACCAGGCAAAGGATCAGCGTTTGTGCGAACGAAGCTGAAAAATGTCAAGACTGGAAACGTCGCAGAACGCACTTTTCGCGCTGGTGAAACCGTTCCCCAAGCGACTCTTGAAAAACAAACCTTACAACACACCTACAAGGAAGGAGACGACTATATCTTCATGGATATGGAGTCTTTTGAAGAGGTGCGACTTCCCGCCGAACAAATTGGCGCAGGTGCAAAATATGTCAACGAAGGAATGGAAGTCAGTGCGGTTTACTGGCAGGGAAACATTTTAGAAGTGGAAATTCCCAACTCAGTGGTGTTAGAAGTGATTGAAACTGATCCAGGAGTCAAAGGAGACACCGCCACTGGAGGGAGTAAACCAGCCACCGTCGAAACAGGCGCACAAGTCATGGTTCCTTTATTTATCTCCGTTGGGGAACGAATTAAAATTGATACCCGTAACGATACTTATGTCGGTCGTGAGTCATAA
- a CDS encoding DMT family transporter gives MPEKPISLPKIGRTSLFAFLTLCFALLAVSFAPIFIRLSETELGPNATVFNRLLIFFLCFGSGRLITEKISPTINPDAEEITGQQWWLLGLVGAVAATSLVLWAISLQYTTVAKSVLLNNLTPIFTTLGGWLFLGKKFDSKFLVGMAIAIAGAITLGVEDLSGAAEGSLLGDFYALLSAVFLGTYFLIVEELRSRFSATTILLWRCATGSLILIPIIFLTSGQFFPTTQTAILAVIGLGLISEGLGQRLLADSMNVFSSSFVSLFLLLEPIVSAILAWFIFLESLNLTTWLGFAVVLTGIYLAQTSKAATSDVVENSDNSSETVNYQ, from the coding sequence ATGCCAGAAAAACCGATTTCATTGCCCAAAATTGGTCGTACCTCTCTCTTTGCTTTTCTCACCCTTTGCTTTGCGCTACTGGCTGTCTCCTTTGCACCGATTTTTATTCGTTTAAGTGAAACTGAGTTAGGACCCAATGCCACAGTTTTTAATCGTCTTTTAATATTTTTCCTTTGTTTTGGTAGTGGGCGTTTGATTACGGAAAAAATCTCTCCGACAATTAACCCCGATGCAGAAGAAATCACGGGTCAGCAGTGGTGGTTATTAGGATTAGTGGGTGCTGTCGCTGCTACTTCTCTGGTTTTATGGGCGATTTCTTTGCAATATACGACAGTGGCAAAAAGTGTGTTACTCAATAATTTAACTCCGATTTTTACCACGTTAGGCGGTTGGTTATTTTTAGGCAAAAAGTTCGATTCTAAATTTTTAGTGGGAATGGCGATCGCGATCGCAGGCGCAATTACTCTCGGTGTTGAAGACTTAAGCGGTGCGGCGGAAGGTTCACTGTTGGGAGATTTTTACGCACTATTATCGGCGGTGTTTCTTGGGACTTATTTCTTAATTGTAGAAGAGCTTCGATCGCGCTTTTCTGCGACTACCATCCTCCTCTGGCGTTGCGCTACAGGAAGTTTAATTCTCATCCCAATTATCTTCCTCACAAGCGGACAATTTTTCCCTACCACTCAAACCGCTATCTTAGCTGTTATTGGCTTAGGCTTAATCAGTGAAGGATTAGGTCAACGTTTACTGGCTGATAGCATGAACGTCTTTTCCTCTAGTTTTGTTTCTCTGTTTCTGCTTTTAGAACCCATTGTCAGCGCGATTCTGGCTTGGTTTATCTTTTTAGAAAGCCTCAATCTCACCACCTGGCTAGGATTTGCGGTTGTTCTCACTGGAATTTATCTCGCTCAAACCAGCAAAGCGGCGACTTCCGATGTGGTCGAGAACAGTGATAATAGTTCTGAAACTGTAAATTATCAATAG
- a CDS encoding cofactor assembly of complex C subunit B — MKTSDPDRVLRLLPFIVGGVGGTLLLINRLLTPALSSSQARSDAIGVLLSAILVLVGLIWQRVKPRSPEAVELVGEEGFELAENLSETVKAELAWSSLMLLKNTPARSVLVYYQGEVLLRRGILGKKAEVTPGAILKRVLDKQKPVYLVNLNLYPGRIEFDYIPENSQALICQPIGKEGALIVVANAPRSYTKQDENWVEGIAEKLDYTISKK; from the coding sequence ATGAAAACCTCTGATCCCGATCGAGTTTTACGCCTTTTGCCCTTCATTGTTGGAGGGGTAGGGGGAACTTTGTTATTAATTAATCGCCTCCTCACTCCGGCTTTGAGTTCTTCTCAGGCTCGATCAGATGCCATTGGGGTTTTGCTCAGTGCTATTTTAGTTTTGGTGGGATTGATTTGGCAACGAGTGAAACCGCGTTCTCCCGAAGCAGTGGAATTAGTAGGAGAGGAAGGCTTTGAGTTAGCAGAAAATTTGTCGGAAACGGTAAAAGCTGAGTTGGCTTGGTCTTCTTTAATGTTACTAAAAAATACCCCCGCTCGATCGGTGCTGGTTTACTATCAAGGTGAGGTTTTATTACGTCGAGGAATTTTAGGCAAGAAAGCAGAAGTCACGCCAGGGGCAATTCTGAAACGAGTTTTAGACAAGCAAAAACCAGTTTATTTAGTCAACTTAAATCTTTATCCTGGGAGAATTGAATTTGATTATATTCCTGAAAATTCTCAGGCTCTAATTTGTCAACCGATCGGAAAAGAAGGGGCGTTAATTGTGGTGGCAAATGCACCGCGCAGTTATACGAAACAAGATGAAAACTGGGTCGAAGGAATTGCAGAAAAATTAGATTATACCATTTCTAAAAAGTAA
- the rpaB gene encoding response regulator transcription factor RpaB, with amino-acid sequence MENHKEKILVVDDEASIRRILETRLSMIGYDVVTAADGEEAITTFNENNPDLVVLDVMMPKLDGYGVCQELRKESDIPIIMLTALGDVADRITGLELGADDYVVKPFSPKELEARIRSVLRRVDKEGLSGIPSSGVIQIGSIRIDTNRRQVYKGDERIRLTGMEFSLLELMVGRSGEAFSRSGILQEVWGYTPERHVDTRVVDVHISRLRAKLEDDPSNPELILTARGTGYMFQRVTEIGEEKS; translated from the coding sequence TTGGAAAATCATAAAGAAAAAATTTTAGTGGTTGACGATGAAGCCAGTATTCGTCGCATTTTAGAAACTCGTTTGTCGATGATCGGTTACGATGTTGTCACCGCCGCTGATGGGGAAGAAGCGATTACGACTTTTAATGAAAATAATCCTGATTTAGTGGTGTTAGATGTGATGATGCCGAAACTCGATGGTTATGGGGTTTGCCAAGAACTGCGTAAAGAGTCTGATATCCCTATCATTATGTTAACGGCGTTGGGCGATGTTGCCGATCGCATTACTGGTTTAGAATTAGGGGCGGATGATTATGTGGTGAAACCCTTTTCGCCGAAGGAATTAGAAGCTCGTATTCGATCGGTTTTAAGACGGGTGGATAAGGAAGGATTATCGGGGATTCCTAGTTCTGGGGTGATTCAAATTGGTTCAATTAGAATTGATACCAACCGCCGACAAGTTTACAAGGGAGATGAACGCATCCGTTTAACGGGGATGGAGTTTAGTCTTTTAGAATTGATGGTGGGTCGCTCTGGAGAAGCGTTTTCCCGTTCTGGGATTTTACAGGAGGTGTGGGGATATACACCCGAACGCCATGTGGATACTCGCGTTGTGGATGTTCATATTTCTCGTTTACGGGCAAAATTGGAGGATGATCCTAGTAATCCTGAACTGATTTTAACCGCCAGAGGAACGGGTTATATGTTCCAACGGGTGACGGAAATCGGTGAGGAAAAATCTTAA